The DNA segment ttcaataaaaaataaatatgcacgagcattttaaattttaaaaaatttactaGGATGATGTTGTGGCATCGCACTTTGAaggtaaattattttgaaaacacATTATGAGCAAATTTAAACTGTTTAATTATGAACCTTTAATGCTGTGTCTTAAACACCTTAGAGTATCCACAATACATCGATATTTAAGGTTTGATGGCTTAGAAacatttgtatgtttgtaataaatagagcttataaaataatttgcctttgctattttatttaattgcgtAAATTTAATGTGGTTGGTGGGAGGATTTGGCTTGAGCCCGATCAGCGACTCTAGAAAAATATTCTTACGATTAAACTCCTAACTCACAAGTGGTGTCGGAACTGCAGCTATATTTCGTATAGTCTCTTAATTCTATATCGTCTCGTCTAATAACGctaattaagaatatttatacgTTATGAGGTCGGAGACGTTATTTTCTTGCTTACATTTCCTTGTAAAAGGTATagcaattattgaaataatatattaaacttGAAAATTCTTACAACAAggtttaaatattcaatagcAATAGCTTCAAAGCAAgccatacaaataaaaaatatctgctcttcaaattaactttttgGCAGTAATGtttgtttacaatatttattacaatgcacatttatgtatgtacattacTAAGTTTTCAATCCAACTTGGCATATTATATCGACAACTTTAATTTCTCAGGCAGCcattaaaatgtcatttcTAACAAGTCACAAATGGTATAATTTCTCACTGTGAATCCAAAACCCATTTTAAtaggggcaaaatattgcggtattatttcaaaatataccgaaaatactaaaaaatactaaaaatataccaaatggtatgtttggtatatcgatacagcacaccattcataatataccatagacggcgcaatgtaccagattgtcagccaaagcaactaagacccctagtaagtaggcgtttttgcccatacaaaagtatttctttaacaacttccacaatttttatctgctcgcaaccaaattttcaggaatgataactactatagcaattatagtatataccaaaattcgcaactccagctttaaatttacgcttgttattcgattttttgatttccggggcggaagtgggcgtggcaaaaatttgaaacaaacttgatctgcgtgcaaacataacaaatgctgtcgaaaaaaattatagctctatgtctctgagatctaggtgttcatacggacagacggacagacacacagacacacagacggacagacggacagacggacatggctatatcgtctcggctcatcactttatagggtcggaatgcctccttctacctgttacaacacctgccggcacaaagtcaCCTATGGGTAgcataaaattcataaatgtgAAACCAAAACTCATTTCGTGAATTATTCAAGAATTTTATTCTGTACCCTACCATGTGCCTTTTTGGGTCAACTAGTAAACAAACACGTCAATCAATTGTGATTATCATTTAGCATTTGAGACCACATCCCACTATTGCCAATCGCTATGTAATAAATTCACTTAAAAGTCCATTACGAGTGAAATAGGAAATGTCAATATGAATTGAAatcagtttaattttaattttctttatgaattattattattatgaattttataaatgaGAGTTTTACTCTCAATTACGATTACTGTGATCCATTGGTTTCTCGAATATACTACTGTgggtaaaaaaaagtaagactTAGTAAGGCCTTTTGCAACATTCTGAACGTTTCGGTACCTGAAATTTGATTCCGCACACAAAATTTATTGGAACTTCTTTGTTGAATAATTTCACTCATGGTAAAAATTGCCGAATGCACTTGTTGCACTTCAGAAAGACTAGCATATACTAAACAATAACTATTATTTTGATGGGATATTTGGCATAGATGTTACTGACACTCTTGCCAAcgttgaaaaaaaatatttcgacGAATGGATTTCCttgctaaatttaaattaaaaagtcttACTACTTTTTGCCTTAACaactgaaaatttaatttttaattatgcataaacTTTAACCACAATTGGTTTTTCCCTCCATcgaattgaataataatacgaGTAACAAGTAATATGTAGGTGTATTTATACCTTGTGCTCATTAAAAAGGGTAAACAAGTTTTGTGTAAATGTATGCGACAAGTCGATGAACATGAACAGCGGACATCAATTTGTATTCCGCATTAATTACGCAGATCaagtatttttcaaatttgtttcaataaaCACGTCGATGTGTCTGTAGCATACAtccatatatatgtacatattacgTACAATTGTGCACAGAATATTTCGAGGTTGACTTGCTTTATGTTTATACTCATTGTTAAAGCTCATGGATCTTTTATACAATTCTAAGCTCGATGATTAGGAATGCTTATGAATCTGTTCATTTCAATTCAGTATTGagatgcatttgcatttatttgtatacccgctaccgaTACGGTAGAAGGGTATCATAACTTTGGGCCTGCggaaatgtacatatgtaacaggaagaaggagtcatctccgacctcatcaaatttatatattcttaattagGGTCAAGAGCTGAGGCGATATAGCAATGCCCGTCTGTCCAACTGTATGAACACCTGGATTTCCTCGACAGCACTTATTATTTTAGCACGCAGATGAggattgttttaaattgtttgcgaCGCCCGCTCAATTATAACTGCAGAATTTGTGATTCTTCAACATTTTGatacgatcagataaaaattgtagaagtaatttaagaattttgtatGGCAAACAACGCATACAGCAAtcgggttttagttgctttggctagaAAGCTGGTATATTTCGTTCTCTATTGTGTATATTGAAAGTACTACAATATCGATATGGCATtagttttcattatatttcagtattgctgtggtattttttggtatatttgtagaatatgaatttattgaaaatggggagcagtatctcacagtcgagtagatacatatatagatatgtataaGAGAGAGCGTTTTACGTGCCGTTACTTTCACAATCAATTACTTGTATTATTGCTATAGAAAGGTAGAACCTAATTGATAtctaattatttaatgtacGAATAGTTTGCGGTTTTCGCTAAAATGGATTGGGGCATAGCTGCAAAGGAGCAGGTATTTCATAAGTTAGTATTAGATACGAGCTAGACTTGAGAATGTTAAGCAATCAGCTAACGGTTGCTGAAAAGCCAGAGAAATTCTTTGTGACCTTCAATGACTTTATGAGTTTGCCTCTGTTTTTCTATCATACAATTGGAGTGGATCCGTATGAATCGACTAGCTCAAATTATGTACAGAGTCGCTGGCTTTATGTCAACTTTATGGTTCATGTTACAAATATGGGATTCAACTTTGTGATGGAATGCATGTTCGTCGTTCTCTACTATAAGGACACCGAGAGTATTGTCGATGTATGTATGACTATATGCTATGTGGGCTTCGTTCTCGTTAGCCAATTGAAGACAATCAGTGTGTGGCGTCAGAAGTCCAAGCTCAATGCCTTAGTTCGTGAAATGGAATCGATATTTCCATCACCAAATCGAGTGGAGCAACAAAAGTACCGAGTGGATTATTATttgcgtcgctgtcgcttttTCCTACGGGGATTCAGTGGACTCTACTTGGTCCTTGTCGTGACATATAGTTTCTATATCTATGTAAAGTACCTAATCCAGCACTGGCTGATGCAATCCACGGAAGTAGAGAAAGCAATGCCTTACTTCTCCATATCGCCATGGGATTGGCACAACAACTGGAGCTACTATCTTATGTATCTCCTGCAGGTGCTGGGAGCTTATACAGCCACGACAGGACACATTTCGGCCGATATTCTCATTTATGCCGTCAATATGCAGCTTGTCATGCACTTTGACTATTTGTCTAATGAATTGGCCGAATTTAAAAACGATGCAGCGATGTTACATGGGACTAAGAGCTATGCCAAAGACTTGAAATTACTGCAGGATTTAATATCCTATCACAACAAACTACTCGGGTAAGTTAATTAGAAAAATGTTTCTAACTTTAATATACTTTGTTAAACGCTCTTTCCAGACTCTCCGATGTGATGAACAATGTCTTTGGCATGCCTCTACTCTTAAACTTTCTGACTTCCTCAGTAATGGTTTGCTTTGTGGGCTTTCAGATGACCCTTGGCTTGAGCGCAGATCATACTGTGAAGTTGGCTCTCTTTCTAATATCAGCTGTCTCAgagatttatttgatttgctatTTCAGCGATCTGCTGATTGTTGCAGTGAGTTCTAAGTAATGATCACTAATCTTAGGTACTTATGTTCGTCTTTATATTCTCTTACAGAGTGAGAGTGTGGCTTCAGCTGTTTATAAGATGGAATGGTTTGAAGGCGATTCTCGATttagaaaaatgttaattttcaTAGCTTTGCGTGCTCAGAAACCAGTTTGTCTGAAGGCCACCGTTTTTCTAGATATCTCAATGGAGACCATGACTAtggtaaatatataaatatacatatatttatatatttcagaTAATTTATTACATCTTTACTTTCCAAAATAGTTCTTGAAAATGTCTTATCGTTTATTCTGTGTAATACGCACTATGTATCAGTAGAGTTCTTCTACATGTAATGTGGTTGAAGGAAGATCTTTAGAAAATGTTAAACTCTCAAAGGAGCAATAATCtcttgaaatatattatttgtattacatTATTGTATTACGGCACGTTAGTTTagtgaaaataacaaacacgATAATAAAGTGACATCTTTAAGCACACAAATCGATGCTAAGTAATGTGGTCCTGACCCAAGGACGTGTCTACTCTCGCAGCGGggctttcatttcattattgttCACGATGtacattgaaattaattacacACTGTGGTTCTTCGACCGGCAGTCAAGTAAGCTTTCTTTTGACCAAATGAAACAATTgtctaataataattagtcGAGTGTCGAGAGTGGAGTAAGCAGCTGGGTCCAGAAGGAATCACTGAATTGCCATGAAGGTCCCAATGGCATGCGTGCTTCTGGCCTTTTAAATATCGACCAATTAAGTGTGCTTgcttgtaaataatttaacatgAACACAACGCAACCCAACGTAAACAAAGAGGCCTTGTCAATTCCAAATGCCAATCGATTGACCATATATTAATAGCCTCGACCTGGGCACCCAGAAAAACAAATGAGTGTTCGAAATGAACGTCCTCTGGTGTTTGCAAAGTAACATCGCAATCTGTTCGGATTTGCTTGACTTTGTTTCccaataccctgtaaatatcAAAGGGGGTAGACAatttaatcattaaaattaGGAATATACTTATACTCcacataatttttgttaattgatGTGTAACATTAATTTACTatgatattaatttatattttgttgcacTTGATGAAGTATATTTTGGACGCACATTCCCATTAAATTGTGTTACTTTTAATTGCGTGATTAGATATGCTTCCTTTGCATACTCGAAGTCTTAAATTCAAGGTCTTCGTGTGCGTGCCAAGAACATTTAATGAATTCTATATTAGAATATTCGAAATCTGTCTATGATGTTTGAAATACTTTAACTGTATGATGAAAAATCtgatataataatttgaatccCATTACCCAAAAAGTATCTGAAGAGCTATTACTATTCctgaaaatgttttgaaaGAGGTCACAAATTTACTAAGGAAAAAGAAAGcgtgtatttaatttatatgatttaTGTGTTTCATACTTTGAATGTAATACTTTCGTATACTTCTCCGAGTAAGTGCGAATATTCAAAAAGAAGTCGAGTgcacttatttaatttacacaaGAAATCAGTTGGAAACacaaggaaaaacaaaaagaaaaacaagaagatGCCCACATTTGGTAAGTGGGAAAAGTAAGAGTCAAATTCAAGTGCAAAGCACACCCCGAAAAAAAAGGCTTCTTTGGAGGCAGGCACTTTGATCAGCGCtggcgacgacgatggcgaccTCAGGTAGAAGTTAATGCAGCGAGCGAAAGTGGTTAGAAAGTGGTGGGCGTCCAATGGGCGTGGCAGAGCTGTACTTTGCTCTAAGAGAGTCTCAGTTGATTTTGCATGCATAATTTGTGTGACAGGCGTAAAAATATGCAGGCTCTGCACTTTGATGAAATATGTACGCCAAAATACGgggaaaaattgaaattgaaagaaaaaacagacataaaaaaaactcgaaaatgaaataaacttaGCACAGATTTGCATAAAAGCGAAAACCCTGAAGAACGGCAACAGTGGCTTAATAGTTTTGTTGACAAGTTGCGACTCCTAACTCAATCAGCATGAAAATCAGCGAATTGCTATAAAACTTGGTCAGCAAATCATTATGAACACTCGCATTTCTtgatttatacaaatttattcatacatatatgggAATACGTAtagtgtttgtgtgtaattATAGATGAATTGGGCTGAATGACTTACCAGCAGTATGCACGATATGCCAAACGGATACGACCATAAAGTATCCGGCGTTGAATTCACATAGGCTATGAAGAAGCCGTCGGTGCAGAGTTTTATAAGCAGCAATCCCCCCAGCCCGATAAAGTAGGCCAAGTCTAAAGAATGGAATCGTAGAAGacatagagcgagagagagagagagagaaaggaaatTAGAAGCGATTTAACTGAGGGAGATGACGATTTTATGGTTTATGTACGTCTGGTCATATTGCTGTCATTGCTTCTATTTTCAGCATACGCCAGCAAAAAGGGAAATTAGTTTCTGCCGTGCTCTAAAAATAACTCTCAGCGGATTGCTGACTGCGACAGCTTATCGGGAACGAGTGTATAAGTTAACAGTTATTCGTCAAGACGGCGAATTGCATTTGGATTGCTCTGCCAGTCGCTTTTATGCAATCTCAAGCATCTTAAGCGGTGCAGCATAGAGATGAGCTCGTGTCGTGACACGAAGTTAACGAGTTGAAACAGTGCAGCTAGTCTTGGACTCACACGACCATCTCTAAGCGATTGTCAACTACTGAAGGATGCTTACCGCCTGCGCAGCGCCATATTGAATTTATCCAACGGATGCGTGTGCACATTGCGATTCTTGTGCCACAACCACAAAAGTTTCTTCATTAAAATGACAAACAGCGCAAAGAAGAGCAGAACGAAAAGCAAATCGATGCAAATGAATAGAACGAAGCTCAACGATGGCGAAGTCGCTCCCAAACCGGATGTGAATGCCGCCGTCGCTGCCTGTTCGTGCAGCTGGACGGGGGCGCGGTTCCAGGGGTCGAGCGTCTGTTGTTGTGGCCAAGTCAAAGCCGCAGCTGTCACCACTGGGCTGCTGTCttggttgcttggttgctTGCCGCTGTCTGTGATTGATGACGCTGATGACGTAGCCACATCATCGTaactgccaccgccaccgccatcgCTGCCATCACCCATCATCGATGCTGATGTCTGAGTTAGCGCGGAAGCAAGACGCTGCCGTCTCGTCGTCCCATTGCTGAGCAGCGCCTCCGACTCGAGCATTAAATTATCGCCATTGAGAAGCGTGTGGGTGGCATAAGAAAGGCCTCCGTCATACTCGTGGCCCTCGTCGCTGGCATAGCTTGCATCGCTGGCCGCATCCGTTGACTGTCTCGTCCAGAACAACTCGAGCCACCAGTGTCGCGGCCACCTGCCAATGATGCTGCAGATAAGCGGCGCAGCGATGGcaaacagcagcggcagcagccagCTGATGCCAATCGCTCCACGTATGCCCGCCGAGCCGCTGTAGAGCGCCAAGGAAACGGAACTAGAGGCGTTGCCTGGGCCGGAGTTGCTGCCCGCATTGGAAATGTTGGCCGGATGACGACTCCTGGTGCGACGAGCAACTGCCAACTCGGCCGGCGACTGGATGTTGATTTGCGTAATATTGCTAAGACTCTCGCGACGTTTGGCTTGCTTTGTGGGCGTCGCCGGTTTGCTGCCGATTTGGAGATACTTCTTCGGCACCAGCTCCGTGTGTATGACCAAGGCGATGGCAATCAGCGTTGAGAttccaagcagcagcagggaTGCGAGTGTGCTGCTGATTATGGCGTGCCAGTTCTGAAAAaaacagagtgagagagaggggggaaatTATGAGGCGCATTAATAACGCTCCAGTAAATGCCACATTGCCACTCCACTTCGTTGCaacatcattatttttaattaaatataaaagttgtCATCgcattacagcaacaacaaaccgcagcaacaacatttacGAGTGAGAGTAAGACTATATCtacatgtacatatacttATTTCACAGCTATTTACTTTGGATTTTCATGCTCTCCAGACCATAAAGACGACATCAAAATTTGACACGTGCCTCGggcataaattatttcattgcCACGCCTTCACGCCTTGAGCCATGTCCACATCCACTGCCAATGACTGGACATTGCTtattaaaaagttataaaattcTCGCTCTACTTTGCTTTTCTACTCTCACAAGccctgttttttatttttatgtgtggcCAAATGGGATAATGTTTTATTAGCAATATGAAAGTGGCTCAAAAGTATCTCTTGAATTACTTCTTATTAACTTGCTGCTTCTATTTTTGTAATGCGTTTGTTATACACAAATTACTGatcttatttaattaaaaattaaattggtCTATTTTagtaacatttttaaataaattaagtttagaattgaaaattgttaaagtaGTAAAGAATGATTTAGAAGTACGTTTTATAGGATGGGCCTGTATGTAATGTATGTGAAATGTATTTGAGgctgatatatatatatatcatatatatcaGCTGATACAGTCCGTCATGTCCGTTTTACAGTCCGTTCTTCTTACAGTCCGTCTTACCGTCCgttcgtccgtccgtctgtctgcctgtcggTCTGTCCGTTCCTAtgtttgtctctctgtctgtctgtccgtctgtcaaTATATTTAGAGTGCAGTATAATATCAatctaccaaatatagtcttcggtacatattagtatttttgcggtatagtttcagtatatttgtagaatatggttttattggaaatgcgtagcgggtatttcagaGTGGAGCACTCTCTACTGTTgcttaattatttgttaagcttaatttatagttttaatacTTCATTGCATTTACAATCAGTTATTCCATTTACAAAACAATACACATATTcttatatttgttaaattcaCAAACAATATATGCAAatgttcataattttaatatttcataaattatcgTAAATTGTCACTGCTCTCCATTTAGTAAATTAGATAAGGTCGTTGAGTTGAATAATAAACTCAACTGATGTGTCGAAACAAAAGAGCACTTCATTTGAAACTCTGATTAATCTTTGACTCCAAACAGAACATTTTCAAGTAAAAGGACAACACAAAGAgcgaatttaatttgtaatcatAAGACGAATACGAACTTGCTGCAAGATACTTAttgaaaaaatgcatttgtagTGGTTCTTGGCGCTGAAGTTGTGAATGTCAGAAAGCTAAGTTAAAAGGGAACAGCATAAATGTTACAACTGAATAGACCATTAACCAAATTGAATGCTAATACTCTGCCAAACTGATTCAATATGCGAGCTTGTGGGGAATGCAGGAAGTGGCTGCGCTGGTTTGGTTGAAGCAAAAGATTGTGGTTTTAATATGCCAGACACACTTCATTACATTATCAGCATTCTTCTTTCGCTTACATGTTGCTCTTAGCTTCTTGAAATCAGTCAGCCCAGTGAACGGAGGTCAGCCTCATCTCGCTGTAACATTTAAAATCATTGTTGGTGTTCTTGGGCGgaggcaaaaacaattttgagaactttttaattttcaattctcagcgtaaatacattttgtttcgtttcgcgTGTATTTTTCTTATCCGTTTatttggttctttttttttgtgcgaaATTATGAGTTAAGTGCGCTTAAAAGCTTTCGCCTTTCACATGCCGCTGCCGCCAGTCAGGAGTTTGGCCAGAGGGCATACCACATGGCGAATacgttatttattttattcttatattatttatcatGTATTTTTCACCAGTCgctgaaattgtatttatttatgtacaaatacacatgcaaatacacacactgtgtgtgtatgtccataagtaaaatgaatattttaaattttatttattgtgggTTATTGTGCGGACCACGCCCACATGCCACAGCCTCCTTCAACGTGGCATGTGACACGTGTTTTTAACCATGAAATTTGCATTGTGTCTTTGTGGTATGTTGTCATGTGTGTCGCctcttattttatatatactctacgtacatacatatgtgcacATACTCttactatattaataaagtCGCCTTCGCATTTGCATGCAATTAATGTGCATCAATAATATTTACGTGCGTGCTGCATTATTTAGTCAATGTTTGCCCATTGGCGCTGCGTTATTTAAACGCATTGTGCAACTTGCCCGGCGGCCGTCGAACGCCTTTACGTAAGTTGCTcattaaaatatgataaaatacCACAAACTCAAATGAgtgtgaatatgtgtgtgagtgtgtgttgcatgcttCATACACAATGGGTGGCGCT comes from the Drosophila sulfurigaster albostrigata strain 15112-1811.04 chromosome 2L, ASM2355843v2, whole genome shotgun sequence genome and includes:
- the LOC133834986 gene encoding odorant receptor 67a; translated protein: MLSNQLTVAEKPEKFFVTFNDFMSLPLFFYHTIGVDPYESTSSNYVQSRWLYVNFMVHVTNMGFNFVMECMFVVLYYKDTESIVDVCMTICYVGFVLVSQLKTISVWRQKSKLNALVREMESIFPSPNRVEQQKYRVDYYLRRCRFFLRGFSGLYLVLVVTYSFYIYVKYLIQHWLMQSTEVEKAMPYFSISPWDWHNNWSYYLMYLLQVLGAYTATTGHISADILIYAVNMQLVMHFDYLSNELAEFKNDAAMLHGTKSYAKDLKLLQDLISYHNKLLGLSDVMNNVFGMPLLLNFLTSSVMVCFVGFQMTLGLSADHTVKLALFLISAVSEIYLICYFSDLLIVASESVASAVYKMEWFEGDSRFRKMLIFIALRAQKPVCLKATVFLDISMETMTMFLKMSYRLFCVIRTMYQ